Proteins from one Mercurialis annua linkage group LG7, ddMerAnnu1.2, whole genome shotgun sequence genomic window:
- the LOC126654863 gene encoding transcription repressor MYB6-like, translated as MGRSPCCEKEHTNKGAWSKEEDERLINYIQLHGEGCWRSLPKAAGLLRCGKSCRLRWINYLRPDLKRGNFTDQEHQLIINLHALLGNKWSLIAARLPGRTDNEIKNYWNTHIKRKLCKTTGVSELERQDSSNCSSGPEINLELSIAISQPQVSSSIINFEQQKQENNKQQRQHFTFHLLN; from the exons ATGGGACGATCTCCTTGTTGTGAGAAGGAGCACACAAATAAAGGTGCATGGTCCAAAGAGGAAGACGAACGTCTCATCAACTACATTCAACTGCATGGCGAAGGCTGTTGGCGCTCTCTTCCCAAGGCAGCcg GTTTGCTGAGATGTGGCAAGAGCTGTAGGCTAAGATGGATCAACTACTTAAGACCTGATCTCAAGAGAGGAAACTTCACAGATCAAGAACATCAACTCATCATCAACCTTCATGCCTTACTTGGAAACAA ATGGTCTCTTATTGCTGCTCGCCTGCCCGGAAGAACTGATAATGAGATCAAGAACTACTGGAATACCCACATCAAAAGAAAGCTTTGTAAGACTACTGGTGTTTCTGAGTTAGAAAGGCAAGACTCATCAAACTGCAGCAGTGGCCCTGAAATCAATCTTGAGCTATCAATAGCCATAAGCCAACCTCAGGTTTCTTCttctataattaattttgaacaGCAGAAGCAAGAAAATAATAAGCAACAGCGGCAGCACTTCACATTTCATCTGCTGAATTAA
- the LOC126657009 gene encoding uncharacterized protein LOC126657009, whose translation MLLEKSVDGKLKRGTTNIVAAKFSVSVRSIQRIWRQAKLSENVVVVHKKTGNCGRKRIEIDLEQIRSIPLHKRTSLESLACSINVSKTRVFSLLKSGVIRRHSNAIKPFLKEENMRVRLQFCISMLDDSSIPRDPIFKEMYNVIHIDEKWFYMTKKSEKYYLLAEEENPLRTCKSKNFIGKVMFLSVIARPRFDSQGNEIFNGKIGLFPFVTQEPARRNSINRAAGTLETKPLTSVNSDIMRSYLIEKLLPKIKEKWPRDDVMNPIFIQQDNARTHVDINDETFCATARQGGFDIRLIAIQSLQYREAPKTVDELISAVERSYELFDVRKSNRIFVSLQLCMIEIMKAKGSNKYKIPHINKARLENLEELPNQLKCDASLVQEVMHYLT comes from the exons ATGCTTCTAGAGAAAAGTGTTGATGGAAAACTAAAACGAGGAACTACAAATATTGTGGCTGCAAAATTTTCAGTTTCAGTTCGTTCGATTCAGCGTATATGGAGACAAGCTAAACTGAGTGAAAATGTTGTAGTTGTTCATAAAAAGACGGGAAATTGTGGGCGTAAAAGAATTGAAATTGATTTGGAACAGATTCGGAGCATTCCTTTACATAAGCGGACAAGTTTGGAATCTTTAGCATGTTCTATAAATGTGAGCAAAACTAGAGTGTTTAGTCTTCTCAAGTCCGGTGTGATACGGCGACATTCGAATGCCATAAAGCCTTTTCTAAAGGAGGAAAACATGAGAGTTCGACTGCAATTTTGCATTTCAATGCTTGATGATAGTAGCATTCCTCGTGATccaatttttaaagaaatgtaCAACGTCATTCATATTGACGAGAAGTGGTTTTACATGACCAAAAAATCGGAAAAATACTACTTGTTGGCAGAAGAAGAAAATCCGCTACGTACttgtaaaagtaaaaatttTATTGGTAAAGTAATGTTTTTAAGTGTTATAGCTCGTCCAAGATTCGATTCACAAGGGAATGAAATCTTTAACGGAAAAATTGGTCTTTTTCCTTTTGTTACGCAAGAGCCTGCTAGAAGAAACAGTATTAATAGAGCAGCAGGCACATTAGAGACAAAGCCTTTAACTTCGGTAAATAGTGATATCATGAGAtcttatttaattgaaaaactattgccaaaaataaaagaaaaatggcCAAGAGATGATGTGATGAATCCGATTTTTATTCAGCAGGACAATGCGAGAACTCATGTGGATATTAATGACGAAACTTTTTGTGCGACAGCTAGACAAGGAGGTTTCGATATTCGTTTAAT TGCTATTCAATCTCTGCAGTATAGAGAAGCACCAAAAACCGTGGATGAACTTATATCAGCTGTTGAACGATCATATGAATTATTTGACGTGAGAAAATCTAATCGGATATTTGTATCTTTGCAATTATGCATGATAGAAATAATGAAAGCAAAGGGGTCAAATAAATACAAGATTCCGCACATAAACAAGGCAAGGTTAGAAAATCTCGAGGAGCTCCCTAACCAACTTAAGTGCGACGCTTCATTGGTACAAGAAGTTATGCACTATTTAACCTAG